Proteins from a genomic interval of Haliaeetus albicilla chromosome 13, bHalAlb1.1, whole genome shotgun sequence:
- the DYNLT2 gene encoding dynein light chain Tctex-type protein 2 isoform X2: MKGKRTQSNYEALGTAPMEEECFSDSMKTKLLSFKANRAKIRYANTYRLESHNKFRDYLVRDKAQAILTNKLQQAKYDGVSSPSLCASISEEILKAVKELDFDRYKYVVSVLIVEKAGQAISVASRCVWDVQRDTWVSAKCETETFIVLALVMACYYE, encoded by the exons atgaaaggaaaaaggacacAATCAAATTACGAAGCTCTAGGTACAGCTCCAATGGAAGAAGAGTGTTTTAGTGATTCAATGAAAACTAAGCTATTGTCATTCAAAGCTAATAGGGCGAAGATAAGATATGCTAATACGTACAGACTGGAGTCACATAATAAATTTCGGGATTATTTAGTAAGAGACAAAGCTCAAGCAATACTAACG AATAAACTTCAACAAGCCAAATACGATGGAGTTTCTAGTCCTTCCTTGTGTGCTTCAATCtcagaagaaatattaaagGCTGTGAAGGAATTGGACTTTGACCGTTACAAGTACGTGGTATCAGTACTAATCGTGGAGAAGGCAGGTCAGGCAATAAGT gTTGCCAGCAGATGTGTCTGGGATGTTCAGAGAGACACTTGGGTTTCAGCGAAATGTGAAACTGAAACATTTATTGTACTGGCTTTGGTAATGGCTTGTTACTACGAGTAA
- the PHF10 gene encoding PHD finger protein 10 isoform X1, producing the protein MVHKRSSSPADVPGDGSLAAERPGPAGCQLPRRSAAAALGANHRGGMLPLRPALLPKRYRGGSAARSRPGRAAARAAAAGGGGGGGRGGGGGVEAPASGPRGGGGGVGGGGAGRLPVRRRGPGSPRAARRGAEQELREPPRSCASWPVGAVATPRRGRGGGAGRGARPGRAAAVAAAAAATLLLAQPAAAAPAAVMAAVLSPRLCDSDPATPGAQSLKDDTEENSNDGSQPSKRRRMGSGDSSRSCETSSQDLGYSYFPAENLIEYKWPPDETGEYYMLQEQVSEYLGVTSFKRKYPDLERRDLSHKEKLYLRELNVITETQCTLGLTALRSDEVIDLMIKEYPAKHAEYSVILQEKERQRITDHYKEYSQMQQQNTQKVEASKVPEYIKKAAKKAAEFNSNLNRERMEERRAYFDLQTHIIQVPQGKYKILPTERTKVSPYPVALIPGQFQEYYKRYSPDELRYLPLNTALYEPPLDPELPALDSDGDSDDAEEGRGDEKRKTKGNSDNSSGNVSEGDCATDNQEDSFQGRQKTRDKSATPRKDGSKRSVLSKSVPGYKPKVIPNAICGICLKGKESNKKGKAEALIHCSQCDNSGHPSCLDMTPELVAMIKTYPWQCMECKTCIICGQPHHEEEMMFCDVCDRGYHTFCVGLDAIPSGRWICDCCQKDPPVPRRGGRRGKNSKEG; encoded by the exons ATGGTTCACAAACGTAGCTCGTCCCCGGCTGACGTTCCCGGAGACGGGAGCCTGGCGGCGGAGCGGCCCGGCCCTGCTGGGTGCCAGCTCCCGCGTCggtcggcggcggcggcgctcgGCGCCAACCACCGCGGGGGGATGCTGCCCCTCCGCCCCGCGCTCCTGCCCAAGCGCTACCGAGGGGGCTCGGCTGCGCGGTCGCGGCCGGGCCGCGCGGCCGCCCGAGCGGCGGCTGCAGGAGGCGGAGGCGGAggagggcgcggcggcggcggcggcgttgAGGCCCCGGCGTCGGGCCctcgcggcggcggcggcggcgttggcggcggcggggcgggccggtTGCCGGTCCGGCGGCGCGGGCCGGGGTCGCCGCGGGCTGCCCGGAGGGGGGCGGAGCAGGAGCTGCGCGAGCCGCCGCGCTCGTGCGCGAGCTGGCCGGTAGGGGCCGTTGCCACCCCCcgcagggggagggggggcggagCCGGGCGCGGCGCGAGGCCGGGTCgcgcggcggcggtggcggcggcggcggcggcgacgctTCTCCTCGCccagccggcggcggcggcccccgcggCGGTCATGGCGGCCGTCCTGTCCCCGCGCCTCTGCGACAGCGACCCGGCCACCCCCGGCGCCCAGTCCTTGAAG gatgacacagaagaaaattccaATGACGGCAGCCAGCCATCCAAAAGACGACGTATGGGCTCAGGGGACAGTTCTCGGAGCTGTGAAACTTCTAGTCAAGACCTTGG ATACAGCtattttcctgctgaaaacTTGATAGAATACAAGTGGCCACCGGATGAAACAGGAGAATACTACATGCTTCAGGAGCAAGTCAGTGAATATTTGGGTGTGacttcctttaaaagaaaatatccag aTTTAGAAAGACGAGATCTATCTCACAAGGAGAAGCTCTACCTCAGAGAActaaatgttatcacagagacTCAGTGCACACTAG GTCTAACAGCTTTGCGTAGTGATGAAGTAATTGATCTTATGATTAAAGAATACCCTGCCAAACATGCTGAGTATTCTGTTATACTGCAAGAGAAAGAACGTCAGCGAATAACAGATCATTATAAAGAGTACTCT caaatgcagcagcagaacaCACAGAAAGTAGAAGCCAGTAAAGTTccagaatatattaaaaaagctgCCAAGAAAGCTGCAGAATTCAACAGCAATTTAAACCGAGAGCGGATGGAAGAAAGAAGAGCCTATTTTGATTTACAGACACAT ATTATCCAGGTGCCtcaaggaaaatacaaaatcttACCTACAGAGAGAACAAAGGTTAGTCCTTACCCAGTGGCTCTCATACCCGGCCAGTTCCAGGAGTACTACAAAAG atACTCTCCAGATGAACTTCGTTACTTGCCATTGAACACAGCTCTTTACGAACCTCCTTTGGATCCAGAGCTGCCTGCGCTAGACAGTGATGGAGATTCAGATGATGCAGAGGAAGGGCGAGGtgatgaaaaaaggaaaaccaaaggcAATTCG GACAATTCGTCTGGCAATGTATCTGAAGGTGATTGCGCCACAGACAACCAGGAGGATTCTTTTCAGGGAAGACAAAAAACAAGAGACAAAAGTGCTACTCCAAGAAAAGATGGTTCCAAACGTTCTGTATTATCCAAGTCAGTTCCTGGGTACAag CCAAAGGTCATTCCAAATGCTATATGTGGAATTTGTCTGAAGGGTAAGGAGTccaacaagaaaggaaaagctgaagctCTTATACATTGCTCCCAGTGTGACAACAGTG GCCATCCTTCTTGCCTTGATATGACCCCGGAGCTTGTTGCTATGATTAAGACTTACCCTTGGCAATGTATGGAGTGTAAAACATGCATTATATGCGGGCAGCCTCACCATGAAGAAGAAATGATGTTCTGTGACGTATGTGACCGTGGTTATCACACATTTTGTGTGGGGCTTGACGCTATCCCTTCAG gTCGCTGGATTTGTGATTGTTGTCAGAAAGACCCTCCCGTAcccagaagaggaggaagaagggggaaaaacagCAAGGAGGGCTAA
- the DYNLT2 gene encoding dynein light chain Tctex-type protein 2 isoform X1 produces MEKRTKMPKLAAAAAPEGGTRHQGLLDKDSMKGKRTQSNYEALGTAPMEEECFSDSMKTKLLSFKANRAKIRYANTYRLESHNKFRDYLVRDKAQAILTNKLQQAKYDGVSSPSLCASISEEILKAVKELDFDRYKYVVSVLIVEKAGQAISVASRCVWDVQRDTWVSAKCETETFIVLALVMACYYE; encoded by the exons ATGGAGAAGCGCACCAAAATGCCGAAgctcgctgccgccgccgccccggagGGAGGAACGCGGCACCAGGGCTTGTTGGATAAAGACAGC atgaaaggaaaaaggacacAATCAAATTACGAAGCTCTAGGTACAGCTCCAATGGAAGAAGAGTGTTTTAGTGATTCAATGAAAACTAAGCTATTGTCATTCAAAGCTAATAGGGCGAAGATAAGATATGCTAATACGTACAGACTGGAGTCACATAATAAATTTCGGGATTATTTAGTAAGAGACAAAGCTCAAGCAATACTAACG AATAAACTTCAACAAGCCAAATACGATGGAGTTTCTAGTCCTTCCTTGTGTGCTTCAATCtcagaagaaatattaaagGCTGTGAAGGAATTGGACTTTGACCGTTACAAGTACGTGGTATCAGTACTAATCGTGGAGAAGGCAGGTCAGGCAATAAGT gTTGCCAGCAGATGTGTCTGGGATGTTCAGAGAGACACTTGGGTTTCAGCGAAATGTGAAACTGAAACATTTATTGTACTGGCTTTGGTAATGGCTTGTTACTACGAGTAA
- the PHF10 gene encoding PHD finger protein 10 isoform X2 — protein sequence MVHKRSSSPADVPGDGSLAAERPGPAGCQLPRRSAAAALGANHRGGMLPLRPALLPKRYRGGSAARSRPGRAAARAAAAGGGGGGGRGGGGGVEAPASGPRGGGGGVGGGGAGRLPVRRRGPGSPRAARRGAEQELREPPRSCASWPVGAVATPRRGRGGGAGRGARPGRAAAVAAAAAATLLLAQPAAAAPAAVMAAVLSPRLCDSDPATPGAQSLKDDTEENSNDGSQPSKRRRMGSGDSSRSCETSSQDLGYSYFPAENLIEYKWPPDETGEYYMLQEQVSEYLGVTSFKRKYPERRDLSHKEKLYLRELNVITETQCTLGLTALRSDEVIDLMIKEYPAKHAEYSVILQEKERQRITDHYKEYSQMQQQNTQKVEASKVPEYIKKAAKKAAEFNSNLNRERMEERRAYFDLQTHIIQVPQGKYKILPTERTKVSPYPVALIPGQFQEYYKRYSPDELRYLPLNTALYEPPLDPELPALDSDGDSDDAEEGRGDEKRKTKGNSDNSSGNVSEGDCATDNQEDSFQGRQKTRDKSATPRKDGSKRSVLSKSVPGYKPKVIPNAICGICLKGKESNKKGKAEALIHCSQCDNSGHPSCLDMTPELVAMIKTYPWQCMECKTCIICGQPHHEEEMMFCDVCDRGYHTFCVGLDAIPSGRWICDCCQKDPPVPRRGGRRGKNSKEG from the exons ATGGTTCACAAACGTAGCTCGTCCCCGGCTGACGTTCCCGGAGACGGGAGCCTGGCGGCGGAGCGGCCCGGCCCTGCTGGGTGCCAGCTCCCGCGTCggtcggcggcggcggcgctcgGCGCCAACCACCGCGGGGGGATGCTGCCCCTCCGCCCCGCGCTCCTGCCCAAGCGCTACCGAGGGGGCTCGGCTGCGCGGTCGCGGCCGGGCCGCGCGGCCGCCCGAGCGGCGGCTGCAGGAGGCGGAGGCGGAggagggcgcggcggcggcggcggcgttgAGGCCCCGGCGTCGGGCCctcgcggcggcggcggcggcgttggcggcggcggggcgggccggtTGCCGGTCCGGCGGCGCGGGCCGGGGTCGCCGCGGGCTGCCCGGAGGGGGGCGGAGCAGGAGCTGCGCGAGCCGCCGCGCTCGTGCGCGAGCTGGCCGGTAGGGGCCGTTGCCACCCCCcgcagggggagggggggcggagCCGGGCGCGGCGCGAGGCCGGGTCgcgcggcggcggtggcggcggcggcggcggcgacgctTCTCCTCGCccagccggcggcggcggcccccgcggCGGTCATGGCGGCCGTCCTGTCCCCGCGCCTCTGCGACAGCGACCCGGCCACCCCCGGCGCCCAGTCCTTGAAG gatgacacagaagaaaattccaATGACGGCAGCCAGCCATCCAAAAGACGACGTATGGGCTCAGGGGACAGTTCTCGGAGCTGTGAAACTTCTAGTCAAGACCTTGG ATACAGCtattttcctgctgaaaacTTGATAGAATACAAGTGGCCACCGGATGAAACAGGAGAATACTACATGCTTCAGGAGCAAGTCAGTGAATATTTGGGTGTGacttcctttaaaagaaaatatccag AAAGACGAGATCTATCTCACAAGGAGAAGCTCTACCTCAGAGAActaaatgttatcacagagacTCAGTGCACACTAG GTCTAACAGCTTTGCGTAGTGATGAAGTAATTGATCTTATGATTAAAGAATACCCTGCCAAACATGCTGAGTATTCTGTTATACTGCAAGAGAAAGAACGTCAGCGAATAACAGATCATTATAAAGAGTACTCT caaatgcagcagcagaacaCACAGAAAGTAGAAGCCAGTAAAGTTccagaatatattaaaaaagctgCCAAGAAAGCTGCAGAATTCAACAGCAATTTAAACCGAGAGCGGATGGAAGAAAGAAGAGCCTATTTTGATTTACAGACACAT ATTATCCAGGTGCCtcaaggaaaatacaaaatcttACCTACAGAGAGAACAAAGGTTAGTCCTTACCCAGTGGCTCTCATACCCGGCCAGTTCCAGGAGTACTACAAAAG atACTCTCCAGATGAACTTCGTTACTTGCCATTGAACACAGCTCTTTACGAACCTCCTTTGGATCCAGAGCTGCCTGCGCTAGACAGTGATGGAGATTCAGATGATGCAGAGGAAGGGCGAGGtgatgaaaaaaggaaaaccaaaggcAATTCG GACAATTCGTCTGGCAATGTATCTGAAGGTGATTGCGCCACAGACAACCAGGAGGATTCTTTTCAGGGAAGACAAAAAACAAGAGACAAAAGTGCTACTCCAAGAAAAGATGGTTCCAAACGTTCTGTATTATCCAAGTCAGTTCCTGGGTACAag CCAAAGGTCATTCCAAATGCTATATGTGGAATTTGTCTGAAGGGTAAGGAGTccaacaagaaaggaaaagctgaagctCTTATACATTGCTCCCAGTGTGACAACAGTG GCCATCCTTCTTGCCTTGATATGACCCCGGAGCTTGTTGCTATGATTAAGACTTACCCTTGGCAATGTATGGAGTGTAAAACATGCATTATATGCGGGCAGCCTCACCATGAAGAAGAAATGATGTTCTGTGACGTATGTGACCGTGGTTATCACACATTTTGTGTGGGGCTTGACGCTATCCCTTCAG gTCGCTGGATTTGTGATTGTTGTCAGAAAGACCCTCCCGTAcccagaagaggaggaagaagggggaaaaacagCAAGGAGGGCTAA
- the PHF10 gene encoding PHD finger protein 10 isoform X3 translates to MVHKRSSSPADVPGDGSLAAERPGPAGCQLPRRSAAAALGANHRGGMLPLRPALLPKRYRGGSAARSRPGRAAARAAAAGGGGGGGRGGGGGVEAPASGPRGGGGGVGGGGAGRLPVRRRGPGSPRAARRGAEQELREPPRSCASWPVGAVATPRRGRGGGAGRGARPGRAAAVAAAAAATLLLAQPAAAAPAAVMAAVLSPRLCDSDPATPGAQSLKDDTEENSNDGSQPSKRRRMGSGDSSRSCETSSQDLGYSYFPAENLIEYKWPPDETGEYYMLQEQVSEYLGVTSFKRKYPDLERRDLSHKEKLYLRELNVITETQCTLGLTALRSDEVIDLMIKEYPAKHAEYSVILQEKERQRITDHYKEYSQMQQQNTQKVEASKVPEYIKKAAKKAAEFNSNLNRERMEERRAYFDLQTHIIQVPQGKYKILPTERTKVSPYPVALIPGQFQEYYKRYSPDELRYLPLNTALYEPPLDPELPALDSDGDSDDAEEGRGDEKRKTKGNSPKVIPNAICGICLKGKESNKKGKAEALIHCSQCDNSGHPSCLDMTPELVAMIKTYPWQCMECKTCIICGQPHHEEEMMFCDVCDRGYHTFCVGLDAIPSGRWICDCCQKDPPVPRRGGRRGKNSKEG, encoded by the exons ATGGTTCACAAACGTAGCTCGTCCCCGGCTGACGTTCCCGGAGACGGGAGCCTGGCGGCGGAGCGGCCCGGCCCTGCTGGGTGCCAGCTCCCGCGTCggtcggcggcggcggcgctcgGCGCCAACCACCGCGGGGGGATGCTGCCCCTCCGCCCCGCGCTCCTGCCCAAGCGCTACCGAGGGGGCTCGGCTGCGCGGTCGCGGCCGGGCCGCGCGGCCGCCCGAGCGGCGGCTGCAGGAGGCGGAGGCGGAggagggcgcggcggcggcggcggcgttgAGGCCCCGGCGTCGGGCCctcgcggcggcggcggcggcgttggcggcggcggggcgggccggtTGCCGGTCCGGCGGCGCGGGCCGGGGTCGCCGCGGGCTGCCCGGAGGGGGGCGGAGCAGGAGCTGCGCGAGCCGCCGCGCTCGTGCGCGAGCTGGCCGGTAGGGGCCGTTGCCACCCCCcgcagggggagggggggcggagCCGGGCGCGGCGCGAGGCCGGGTCgcgcggcggcggtggcggcggcggcggcggcgacgctTCTCCTCGCccagccggcggcggcggcccccgcggCGGTCATGGCGGCCGTCCTGTCCCCGCGCCTCTGCGACAGCGACCCGGCCACCCCCGGCGCCCAGTCCTTGAAG gatgacacagaagaaaattccaATGACGGCAGCCAGCCATCCAAAAGACGACGTATGGGCTCAGGGGACAGTTCTCGGAGCTGTGAAACTTCTAGTCAAGACCTTGG ATACAGCtattttcctgctgaaaacTTGATAGAATACAAGTGGCCACCGGATGAAACAGGAGAATACTACATGCTTCAGGAGCAAGTCAGTGAATATTTGGGTGTGacttcctttaaaagaaaatatccag aTTTAGAAAGACGAGATCTATCTCACAAGGAGAAGCTCTACCTCAGAGAActaaatgttatcacagagacTCAGTGCACACTAG GTCTAACAGCTTTGCGTAGTGATGAAGTAATTGATCTTATGATTAAAGAATACCCTGCCAAACATGCTGAGTATTCTGTTATACTGCAAGAGAAAGAACGTCAGCGAATAACAGATCATTATAAAGAGTACTCT caaatgcagcagcagaacaCACAGAAAGTAGAAGCCAGTAAAGTTccagaatatattaaaaaagctgCCAAGAAAGCTGCAGAATTCAACAGCAATTTAAACCGAGAGCGGATGGAAGAAAGAAGAGCCTATTTTGATTTACAGACACAT ATTATCCAGGTGCCtcaaggaaaatacaaaatcttACCTACAGAGAGAACAAAGGTTAGTCCTTACCCAGTGGCTCTCATACCCGGCCAGTTCCAGGAGTACTACAAAAG atACTCTCCAGATGAACTTCGTTACTTGCCATTGAACACAGCTCTTTACGAACCTCCTTTGGATCCAGAGCTGCCTGCGCTAGACAGTGATGGAGATTCAGATGATGCAGAGGAAGGGCGAGGtgatgaaaaaaggaaaaccaaaggcAATTCG CCAAAGGTCATTCCAAATGCTATATGTGGAATTTGTCTGAAGGGTAAGGAGTccaacaagaaaggaaaagctgaagctCTTATACATTGCTCCCAGTGTGACAACAGTG GCCATCCTTCTTGCCTTGATATGACCCCGGAGCTTGTTGCTATGATTAAGACTTACCCTTGGCAATGTATGGAGTGTAAAACATGCATTATATGCGGGCAGCCTCACCATGAAGAAGAAATGATGTTCTGTGACGTATGTGACCGTGGTTATCACACATTTTGTGTGGGGCTTGACGCTATCCCTTCAG gTCGCTGGATTTGTGATTGTTGTCAGAAAGACCCTCCCGTAcccagaagaggaggaagaagggggaaaaacagCAAGGAGGGCTAA